A genomic segment from Aegilops tauschii subsp. strangulata cultivar AL8/78 chromosome 1, Aet v6.0, whole genome shotgun sequence encodes:
- the LOC109764260 gene encoding sister chromatid cohesion 1 protein 1 produces MFYSHQLLARKAPLGQIWMAATLHAKINRKRLDKLDIIKICEEILNPSVPMALRLSGILMGGVVIVYERKVKLLYDDVSRLLIEINEAWKIRPAVDHTVLPKGKAQAKYEAVTLPENAMDMEVEQPVLFTDTDTARFRGMRLEDLDEQYVNVNLDDDDISRADRHHQAEAVNITLVDNFESGLAETDIFNRFERFDIADDDTTVHITLDGHPEAPSTLVPSPPRPEDPPQQQEQCAAPSPIHEEPQQGDSLKEQEEQKTTEQQPTKRAKRKARGKGPQVIMDNQIMIPGNVYQSWLKDPSSLISKRRQVRSKINPIKAIKIGELMDLPPSALMSCSDDSQEIYYPQQLMQLWKECTKVKPPKPSSSSGDKSSSSSQEKQPRNSPPQPQGDQNEMGAQPMDFTPMDFTDGIEKMRANKSGEFEGVFDGPHGDPSVTPGSPGLSRRSASSSGGSGRGGFLPLDPEILLQSGSGRAKRRQLSSGRSLGNLDPVEEEFPMEQEGREFKLRRLSDIEPTPDLMVETEPTQTPFTKQSSPPDHITESIHSYLKLHFESPDAPPSESLSQLTYGMNTAQAARLFYQTCVLATLDRIKVTQVEPYGPILISRGANM; encoded by the exons ATGTTCTACTCGCACCAGCTCCTCGCGCGGAAGGCGCCGCTCGGCCAGATATG GATGGCCGCCACGCTCCACGCCAAGATCAACCGCAAGCGCCTCGACAAGCTCGACATCATCAAAATCTG CGAGGAGATCCTCAACCCGTCGGTGCCCATGGCGCTCAGGCTCTCCGGGATCCTCATGG GTGGCGTGGTGATCGTGTACGAGAGGAAGGTGAAGCTTCTCTACG ATGATGTGTCCCGTCTCCTG ATTGAGATCAACGAGGCATGGAAGATCAGGCCGGCCGTGGACCACACCGTCCTCCCCAAGGGCAAGGCTCAAGCCAA GTATGAAGCAGTAACACTGCCAGAGAACGCGATGGATATGGAGGTGGAGCAGCCCGTGCTTTTCACAGATACTGATACTGCCAGGTTCCGGGGAATG CGCCTGGAGGATTTGGATGAACAGTATGTCAATGTCAACCTGGATGATGATGACATCTCTCGCGCCGACCGTCATCATCAAG CTGAGGCAGTCAACATTACCCTGGTCGATAATTTTGAGTCTGGTCTTGCTGAAACTGACATCTTCAATCGTTTTGAGAG ATTTGACATAGCAGATGATGACACCACAGTCCATATTACACTCGATGGACACCCAGAGGCTCCAAGTACACTAGTTCCCTCTCCACCAAGGCCAGAAGACCCTCCTCAACAACAGGAACAGTGTGCTGCCCCATCCCCCATCCACGAAGAACCTCAACAAG GGGATTCATTGAAGGAGCAAGAGGAGCAGAAGACGACG GAGCAACAACCAACTAAACGAGCAAAGAGGAAAGCACGCGGCAAGGGCCCCCAAGTGATCATGGATAACCAGATAATGATCCCAGGAAATGTATATCAGTCATGGTTGAAGGACCCATCAAGCCTCATCTCTAAAAGGCGTCAAGTCAGGAGT AAAATCAATCCTATTAAGGCAATTAAGATAGGCGAGCTCATGGACTTGCCACCGTCTGCCCTAATGTCTTGCTCCGATGACTCACAAGAGATATATTACCCTCAGCAGCTTATGCAGCTCTGGAAGGAATGCACCAAAGTCAAGCCCCCAAAGCCCTCATCTTCTTCAG GAGataaatcatcatcatcatcacaagAAAAGCAGCCGAGAAACTCTCCGCCTCAG CCTCAAGGAGATCAGAATGAAATGGGAGCTCAACCAATGGACTTCACACCAATGGACTTCACAGATGGCATTGAAAAGATGAGAGCAAACAAGAGTGGAGAATTTGAAGGTGTTTTTGATGGTCCGCATGGTGACCCTAGTGTTACACCTGGAAGTCCTG GGCTAAGTCGCAGGTCAGCTTCAAGCTCTGGTGGCTCTGGAAGGGGGGGATTTCTGCCATTGGATCCAGAAATACTGTTACAATCTGGAAGTGGAAG GGCCAAGAGGAGGCAGCTTTCATCTGGACGAAGCTTGGGGAACCTTGATCCAGTTGAAGAGGAATTCCCAATGGAGCAAGAAGGGAGGGAGTTCAAGCTGAGAAGGCTTTCAGATATTGAACCAACTCCTG ATCTTATGGTAGAAACAGAACCCACTCAAACCCCGTTCACAAAGCAATCCAGTCCTCCCGATCACATCACTGAATCAATTCACTC GTACCTAAAGCTCCACTTCGAGAGCCCGGATGCCCCGCCGTCTGAATCGCTAAGCCAGCTAACTTATGGGATGAATACAGCACAGGCTGCCCGCCTATTCTATCAAACATGTG TCTTAGCAACGCTCGATCGCATCAAGGTCACACAGGTGGAACCATACGGACCCATCCTGATCTCAAGGGGGGCCAACATGTGA